The proteins below are encoded in one region of Vibrio marisflavi CECT 7928:
- a CDS encoding PAAR domain-containing protein gives MPAVCVVGSADSGHDGFCSGVVSTGQPGLTVNGVPVAGNGDMSMIHIKPDTPPHVGVIVANSLLTVNGVPIAKVGDVTACGAAIVSGNSLFTIE, from the coding sequence ATGCCAGCTGTATGTGTAGTCGGCTCTGCCGATTCTGGCCATGATGGTTTCTGTTCTGGTGTTGTGTCTACGGGGCAACCTGGATTAACGGTCAATGGCGTGCCGGTGGCAGGGAATGGCGATATGTCGATGATACATATTAAGCCCGATACGCCACCTCATGTCGGCGTCATTGTGGCCAACTCACTGTTAACCGTGAACGGGGTACCCATTGCCAAAGTGGGCGATGTGACAGCGTGTGGCGCTGCCATCGTATCAGGAAATTCATTATTCACGATCGAGTAA
- a CDS encoding RNA-guided endonuclease InsQ/TnpB family protein — MLTGIKLRANPTPDQKLVLSQWMGCARSIWNAKVDEERYYRTFARKYYPIGTYAPIDQKASQFKSKELTPWLSKCPSQIIRNSAVNWYQTYQKFIKGACGRPKRKPKTDRGSIYLTREVFRFDRCEDGNLRLFIGTKTNNIGYLSFKAHSKFEIPNSLYVRKERGQYYVSFCYENGKNESQLSSNDEHLAFLQGSSKEYLEEHTIGVDRGVAVPAHAGSMTFDFCDNQKKNVTKADRYIKRLQRKLARQQKGSNRRSKTKHRIATNHAKKANIRNDFAHKTSRSLVDSKAKVIVFEALKTSRMTRKPKAKQDEQGRYLSNKAKQKAGLNKSILNVGWHMIETYSKYKAYQAGKAVFKIPAPYTSQECATCGHTHPDNRKNQAVFKCVNCGHADNADRNASLVIKKRAINLILDTGTVLSDDGVLRTKSDSGRGGNRKTGRAKSSTSSVQRSVKKEKLAA; from the coding sequence ATGCTCACTGGCATCAAGCTACGCGCTAACCCTACACCAGACCAAAAACTGGTTTTAAGCCAGTGGATGGGCTGTGCGCGTAGTATATGGAATGCCAAAGTCGATGAGGAAAGGTATTACCGCACTTTTGCACGTAAGTATTACCCCATTGGCACGTATGCACCGATTGACCAGAAGGCATCGCAGTTCAAGTCAAAAGAGTTAACGCCTTGGCTTTCTAAATGCCCCAGCCAAATAATCCGAAACTCTGCCGTTAACTGGTATCAGACTTACCAAAAATTCATTAAAGGCGCGTGTGGGCGACCTAAGCGCAAACCTAAAACTGATCGAGGCAGTATCTACCTGACTCGTGAGGTGTTTCGCTTTGACCGTTGTGAAGATGGCAATTTACGCCTATTCATCGGCACGAAGACTAATAATATTGGTTACTTATCGTTTAAAGCGCATAGCAAATTCGAGATCCCGAACTCGCTGTATGTACGTAAAGAGCGTGGTCAATATTATGTGTCTTTCTGCTATGAGAACGGGAAAAATGAATCTCAGCTATCTAGCAATGATGAACATTTGGCGTTCCTGCAAGGTTCAAGCAAAGAGTATCTGGAAGAACACACTATTGGTGTAGATCGTGGTGTTGCTGTCCCTGCTCATGCTGGCTCAATGACGTTCGATTTCTGCGACAATCAGAAAAAGAACGTGACCAAAGCAGATCGCTACATTAAGCGACTGCAACGTAAGCTAGCGCGCCAACAAAAAGGCTCAAATCGCAGGAGCAAAACTAAGCATCGAATTGCTACGAATCATGCTAAAAAAGCGAATATCCGCAACGATTTTGCGCATAAGACCAGTCGTTCTCTTGTCGATAGCAAAGCAAAGGTCATTGTTTTCGAAGCACTGAAAACGTCACGCATGACGCGCAAACCAAAAGCGAAGCAAGACGAACAAGGCCGCTATCTGTCAAACAAAGCCAAACAGAAAGCCGGACTAAACAAGTCCATCCTGAACGTTGGCTGGCACATGATAGAAACCTATTCCAAATACAAGGCTTACCAAGCAGGTAAAGCCGTGTTTAAAATCCCAGCCCCTTACACTAGTCAGGAGTGTGCCACCTGTGGACACACTCATCCAGATAACCGTAAAAACCAAGCTGTTTTTAAATGTGTTAACTGTGGACATGCTGACAACGCAGACAGAAATGCGTCACTGGTCATTAAGAAACGGGCAATTAACCTAATATTAGACACTGGAACGGTGTTGTCTGACGATGGAGTTCTGAGAACTAAGTCAGATAGTGGACGTGGAGGCAATCGTAAGACTGGCCGAGCCAAAAGCTCGACTAGCAGTGTCCAGCGAAGCGTCAAAAAAGAAAAGTTAGCGGCTTAG
- the tnpA gene encoding IS200/IS605 family transposase — translation MYEWRTGRSCLFKNNAHLVFVTKYRRGVFTKEMLDRTQEIMEETCKQMDCELLEFGGEHDHVHLMVSIHPKVAVSNLVSKLKGKSSYMLRREYWERIKTMLWGNHFWSPSYCVVSCGGASLDVVKQYIENQSAPPSERAVKTSRALSQRKD, via the coding sequence ATGTACGAATGGAGAACAGGCAGAAGCTGCCTTTTTAAGAATAATGCTCATCTAGTATTTGTTACTAAATATCGCAGAGGCGTTTTCACCAAAGAGATGCTGGATAGAACGCAAGAGATAATGGAGGAAACGTGTAAGCAAATGGATTGTGAACTATTAGAGTTCGGTGGTGAACATGATCATGTCCACTTGATGGTATCTATTCACCCGAAAGTAGCTGTATCGAATTTGGTGAGTAAACTGAAAGGAAAATCGTCATACATGCTAAGGCGTGAGTATTGGGAGCGCATAAAGACAATGCTTTGGGGTAATCACTTTTGGTCGCCTAGCTATTGTGTTGTGTCATGCGGTGGTGCGAGTTTGGATGTGGTTAAGCAGTACATCGAAAACCAAAGCGCACCACCAAGTGAAAGAGCCGTAAAAACATCACGCGCTTTAAGTCAGAGAAAAGACTAG
- a CDS encoding type II toxin-antitoxin system HigB family toxin, translating to MFKYKDKWYVIDIGGNTLRLIAFIEFVGKKCFIKHIVTHSEYDRITEDYRRGKKK from the coding sequence ATGTTCAAATACAAAGATAAGTGGTACGTTATTGATATTGGTGGAAACACTCTAAGACTAATAGCGTTTATCGAGTTTGTAGGTAAAAAGTGCTTCATCAAGCACATAGTGACGCACTCTGAATACGATCGCATTACCGAAGATTATCGGAGAGGAAAGAAAAAATGA
- a CDS encoding helix-turn-helix domain-containing protein, with amino-acid sequence MNTETMKALAHEIGNVMPWVQGISCDSQYNELIELMDELIEAPDENAILIDLLFPVIERYEEEAEQFQKFNKRIDELDQGIATLKVIIDQHGLTLSDFPEIGKKSLMSQILSGKRSLTLSHIRALSERFGVPASMFV; translated from the coding sequence ATGAACACTGAAACCATGAAAGCACTCGCTCATGAGATCGGAAATGTAATGCCTTGGGTTCAAGGCATTAGCTGCGATTCTCAGTACAACGAGCTTATAGAGCTAATGGATGAGTTGATAGAGGCACCAGACGAAAACGCAATACTGATTGACTTACTGTTTCCTGTTATTGAGCGATATGAAGAGGAAGCCGAACAATTTCAAAAATTCAACAAACGTATTGATGAGCTAGACCAAGGTATTGCCACTCTAAAAGTGATCATTGACCAACACGGCCTAACACTGAGTGATTTCCCCGAGATTGGTAAAAAGTCTTTAATGTCTCAAATACTAAGCGGCAAACGCTCTCTGACTCTAAGCCATATTCGAGCTCTATCTGAACGGTTTGGCGTTCCTGCCTCTATGTTTGTTTAA
- a CDS encoding N-acetylmuramoyl-L-alanine amidase has product MKTVCIVVGHSAQDGGAFNENKQIGEYEYNNPLATAIAMRLHAREVRPIIMYRDTYGQLASDINKTDADYCISLHCNASSNFDVKGQETLHWHTSKRSQQLAKHIQKNVFHLMNERDRGLKPIDQGERGWPLLKGTKMPAVIIEPFFISNDQSLTTGLALRDQLANAIAGAVIDNIIEEQKSV; this is encoded by the coding sequence ATGAAAACAGTATGTATTGTGGTCGGCCATTCAGCACAGGACGGCGGCGCATTTAACGAAAATAAGCAAATAGGAGAATATGAATATAACAACCCACTGGCTACCGCTATCGCTATGCGTCTGCATGCCAGGGAAGTAAGGCCAATCATCATGTATCGAGATACTTACGGACAGCTGGCCAGTGACATCAATAAAACGGACGCTGACTATTGCATCTCTCTGCATTGCAATGCATCGAGCAACTTTGATGTGAAAGGGCAAGAAACCTTGCACTGGCATACATCAAAGCGCAGTCAGCAATTAGCTAAGCACATTCAGAAAAATGTATTCCATCTAATGAATGAGCGGGACAGAGGGCTAAAGCCTATTGACCAGGGCGAACGAGGCTGGCCACTACTTAAAGGAACCAAGATGCCTGCAGTCATTATTGAGCCGTTCTTTATCAGTAATGACCAATCACTGACTACGGGCCTGGCTTTGCGCGATCAACTTGCCAACGCCATTGCTGGTGCTGTTATCGACAACATCATAGAGGAACAAAAGAGTGTTTAA
- a CDS encoding DNA-directed RNA polymerase subunit alpha C-terminal domain-containing protein, with the protein MKYPELEKVAITNNTCLTLRVRGHLIKPRLANQIIHTYSVQRLRTEIHAAYPDGSVIVEPLPSEEVENESQDTTQSIADLGVSHAVEKRLIKAGINTIEALTAMTAQDVIDIKGIAECSLQEIEEALTKMNLSLQEAGNE; encoded by the coding sequence TTGAAATATCCAGAATTGGAAAAAGTGGCCATCACAAACAATACGTGCCTAACGCTACGTGTGAGAGGCCATCTTATTAAGCCGCGTCTCGCCAATCAGATCATTCACACGTATAGCGTGCAGCGATTACGCACAGAGATCCATGCTGCTTATCCTGACGGTTCAGTGATTGTTGAGCCTCTGCCGAGTGAAGAGGTAGAGAATGAGTCTCAAGACACCACTCAAAGCATTGCGGACCTGGGCGTAAGTCATGCGGTCGAAAAACGCCTGATTAAAGCAGGTATCAACACAATTGAAGCTCTAACGGCAATGACTGCTCAAGATGTTATCGACATCAAAGGTATTGCTGAGTGCAGCCTCCAAGAGATTGAAGAAGCACTAACAAAAATGAATTTATCGCTACAAGAGGCGGGAAATGAATAA